The Perca flavescens isolate YP-PL-M2 chromosome 23, PFLA_1.0, whole genome shotgun sequence genome has a window encoding:
- the LOC114549965 gene encoding zinc finger protein 135 isoform X1 — MEKRSDTTGFGGSLPLSSLRLMASPLQLTYSYIWQVIRQRNVKQYGKVEEFVTMVTQTVPELISFKQTAQLILGLRARIILDLLHKDGPPDSRAIQTLINKLKVSASSGKDSEVEKSQTNFMVLVQNLLKNPAERKHFFQEVFPVQYGTKFDTALQALTAGLVCKLEQVLPVPNLSQLGAMIAAEPSVLEACGGFIPDAVDLKTLLLHQQAKGLLGVKATISSSVGNCVLSSLAFRPKPVEQPPPPPPPPPPPTIPESPKRLEVTLNETSPASLSDPEDLGMMSEDSDSPADAATGPQGGGRDSHKTADGRAEKEKRVATTAPAENLAQEKSQPAAALQSGEGGAAPEALEKPEAQRPPLKPIPFRVVQMPMKPASTLQNAGSAGTKDGQKPQTQRVTLHQWVSQIATNSLSLPALPPLPPARFSAGDDMKPSIRRKKQIRPPADRFTCSVCDKSFPYQSKLMDHERIHTGEKPFVCTACNKSFRTQAFLNNHLKTHSTVRPYACGQCGKCFTKLQSLTKHMLAHSGQKPFYCNICNKGFTQSTYFKRHMECHTSQMTFPCKHCNKSFPTAFKLSNHERWHTRDRPHMCERCGKRFLVPSLLKRHMGYHIGDRQYLCSQCGKTFVYLSDLKRHQQDHVPKAKIPCPVCQKKFSSKYCLRVHLRIHTRERPYRCSICDKTFTQVGNLKVHIRLHTNERPFSCDVCGKTYKLASHLNVHKRTHTCKKPWTCDTCGKGFSVPGLLKKHEQLHTRDANPDFAAKRRHRGKHKKQSLKRKYDEEEEGSDDY; from the exons ATGGAGAAACGATCTGATACCACAG GTTTTGGAGGTTCCCTTCCCCTGTCCTCCCTTCGCTTGATGGCTTCCCCTCTGCAGCTGACATACTCGTACATATGGCAGGTCATACGGCAGAGAAATGTGAAGCAGTACGGGAAAGTGGAGGAGTTTGTGACCATGGTGACGCAGACTGTTCCTGAGCTTATAAGCTTTAAGCAGACTGCACAGCTCATCTTGGGGCTGAGAGCAAGG ATCATTTTGGATTTGCTTCACAAAGACGGCCCACCAGATTCTAGGGCTATTCAAACTCTCATAAATAAGTTGAAGGTCTCTGCATCTTCAGGG AAGGACTCAGAAGTGGAGAAATCTCAAACGAACTTCATGGTGCTGGTCCAGAATCTGCTTAAAAACCCTGCTGAGAGGAAGCACTTCTTCCAG GAAGTGTTCCCTGTTCAGTACGGCACAAAGTTCGATACCGCGCTTCAGGCTCTGACTGCAGGTCTGGTGTGCAAGCTGGAGCAAGTTCTTCCTGTTCCCAATCTCTCCCAG CTCGGTGCCATGATCGCAGCGGAGCCCTCAGTCCTGGAGGCATGTGGAGGCTTCATCCCAGACGCCGTGGACCTGAAGACTCTCCTCCTACACCAGCAGGCCAAGGGACTCCTTGGTGTTAAAG caacCATCTCGTCCTCAGTGGGCAACTGTGTGCTCTCATCACTCGCCTTCCGGCCCAAACCAGTAGaacaaccaccaccacccccaccaccaccacccccaccaaCAATACCAGAATCCCCAAAGCGATTAGAGGTCACCCTCAACGAAACCAGCCCAGCCTCCCTCAGTGACCCCGAAGACTTGGGAATGATGTCAGAGGACTCTGACAGCCCAGCAGACGCTGCCACTGGACCACAGGGGGGAGGGCGAGACAGTCATAAAACAGCCGATGGCCGTGCTGAAAAGGAAAAGCGTGTCGCGACAACCGCTCCGGCCGAGAATTTGGCGCAAGAGAAGAGTCAGCCGGCCGCAGCTCTTCAAAGTGGAGAGGGGGGCGCAGCGCCGGAAGCACTAGAGAAACCGGAAGCACAGCGGCCTCCCCTGAAACCGATCCCTTTCCGGGTAGTTCAAATGCCAATGAAACCCGCCTCCACCTTACAGAACGCGGGCAGTGCCGGGACAAAAGACGGCCAAAAGCCTCAGACTCAGCGAGTCACGTTGCATCAGTGGGTGTCACAGATCGCCACCAACTCGCTCTCGCTCCCAGCGCTGCCACCGCTTCCTCCGGCCCGGTTCAGCGCGGGCGACGACATGAAGCCGAGCATACGCAGAAAGAAGCAGATCAGGCCGCCAGCCGACCGATTCACTTGCAGCGTGTGCGACAAAAGCTTCCCTTATCAGTCCAAGCTGATGGACCACGAGCGCATCCACACGGGCGAGAAGCCTTTCGTGTGCACAGCATGCAACAAAAGCTTCCGGACCCAGGCGTTCCTCAACAACCACCTGAAGACCCACAGCACGGTGCGTCCTTACGCCTGCGGCCAGTGCGGGAAGTGTTTCACCAAATTGCAGAGCCTGACCAAGCACATGCTGGCCCACAGTGGCCAGAAGCCCTTCTACTGCAACATCTGCAACAAGGGCTTCACGCAGTCCACCTACTTCAAAAGGCACATGGAGTGCCACACGAGCCAGATGACGTTCCCCTGCAAGCACTGCAACAAAAGCTTCCCCACGGCTTTCAAGCTGTCGAACCACGAGCGCTGGCACACCCGGGACCGGCCTCACATGTGCGAGCGCTGCGGGAAGCGGTTCCTCGTCCCCAGCCTGTTGAAGAGACACATGGGCTACCACATCGGCGACCGTCAGTACCTCTGCTCCCAGTGCGGGAAGACCTTTGTCTATCTGTCGGACCTGAAGAGGCACCAGCAGGACCACGTGCCCAAAGCGAAGATCCCTTGCCCCGTTTGCCAAAAGAAGTTCTCCAGCAAGTACTGCCTGAGGGTTCACCTGAGGATCCACACCAGAGAGAGGCCCTACCGCTGCTCCATATGCGACAAGACCTTCACCCAGGTCGGGAACCTGAAGGTCCACATCAGGTTGCACACCAACGAGCGCCCGTTCAGCTGCGACGTGTGCGGCAAGACCTATAAGCTGGCGTCCCACCTGAACGTCCACAAAAGGACTCACACGTGCAAGAAGCCCTGGACGTGCGACACGTGCGGGAAGGGGTTCTCCGTCCCCGGCCTCCTGAAGAAGCACGAGCAGCTGCACACGAGGGACGCCAACCCCGACTTCGCCGCCAAGCGGAGACACAGGGGTAAGCACAAGAAGCAGTCCCTCAAGAGGAAGtatgatgaggaagaggagggtagCGATGATTATTAA
- the LOC114549965 gene encoding zinc finger protein 135 isoform X2, with protein sequence MEKRSDTTGFGGSLPLSSLRLMASPLQLTYSYIWQVIRQRNVKQYGKVEEFVTMVTQTVPELISFKQTAQLILGLRARIILDLLHKDGPPDSRAIQTLINKLKVSASSGDSEVEKSQTNFMVLVQNLLKNPAERKHFFQEVFPVQYGTKFDTALQALTAGLVCKLEQVLPVPNLSQLGAMIAAEPSVLEACGGFIPDAVDLKTLLLHQQAKGLLGVKATISSSVGNCVLSSLAFRPKPVEQPPPPPPPPPPPTIPESPKRLEVTLNETSPASLSDPEDLGMMSEDSDSPADAATGPQGGGRDSHKTADGRAEKEKRVATTAPAENLAQEKSQPAAALQSGEGGAAPEALEKPEAQRPPLKPIPFRVVQMPMKPASTLQNAGSAGTKDGQKPQTQRVTLHQWVSQIATNSLSLPALPPLPPARFSAGDDMKPSIRRKKQIRPPADRFTCSVCDKSFPYQSKLMDHERIHTGEKPFVCTACNKSFRTQAFLNNHLKTHSTVRPYACGQCGKCFTKLQSLTKHMLAHSGQKPFYCNICNKGFTQSTYFKRHMECHTSQMTFPCKHCNKSFPTAFKLSNHERWHTRDRPHMCERCGKRFLVPSLLKRHMGYHIGDRQYLCSQCGKTFVYLSDLKRHQQDHVPKAKIPCPVCQKKFSSKYCLRVHLRIHTRERPYRCSICDKTFTQVGNLKVHIRLHTNERPFSCDVCGKTYKLASHLNVHKRTHTCKKPWTCDTCGKGFSVPGLLKKHEQLHTRDANPDFAAKRRHRGKHKKQSLKRKYDEEEEGSDDY encoded by the exons ATGGAGAAACGATCTGATACCACAG GTTTTGGAGGTTCCCTTCCCCTGTCCTCCCTTCGCTTGATGGCTTCCCCTCTGCAGCTGACATACTCGTACATATGGCAGGTCATACGGCAGAGAAATGTGAAGCAGTACGGGAAAGTGGAGGAGTTTGTGACCATGGTGACGCAGACTGTTCCTGAGCTTATAAGCTTTAAGCAGACTGCACAGCTCATCTTGGGGCTGAGAGCAAGG ATCATTTTGGATTTGCTTCACAAAGACGGCCCACCAGATTCTAGGGCTATTCAAACTCTCATAAATAAGTTGAAGGTCTCTGCATCTTCAGGG GACTCAGAAGTGGAGAAATCTCAAACGAACTTCATGGTGCTGGTCCAGAATCTGCTTAAAAACCCTGCTGAGAGGAAGCACTTCTTCCAG GAAGTGTTCCCTGTTCAGTACGGCACAAAGTTCGATACCGCGCTTCAGGCTCTGACTGCAGGTCTGGTGTGCAAGCTGGAGCAAGTTCTTCCTGTTCCCAATCTCTCCCAG CTCGGTGCCATGATCGCAGCGGAGCCCTCAGTCCTGGAGGCATGTGGAGGCTTCATCCCAGACGCCGTGGACCTGAAGACTCTCCTCCTACACCAGCAGGCCAAGGGACTCCTTGGTGTTAAAG caacCATCTCGTCCTCAGTGGGCAACTGTGTGCTCTCATCACTCGCCTTCCGGCCCAAACCAGTAGaacaaccaccaccacccccaccaccaccacccccaccaaCAATACCAGAATCCCCAAAGCGATTAGAGGTCACCCTCAACGAAACCAGCCCAGCCTCCCTCAGTGACCCCGAAGACTTGGGAATGATGTCAGAGGACTCTGACAGCCCAGCAGACGCTGCCACTGGACCACAGGGGGGAGGGCGAGACAGTCATAAAACAGCCGATGGCCGTGCTGAAAAGGAAAAGCGTGTCGCGACAACCGCTCCGGCCGAGAATTTGGCGCAAGAGAAGAGTCAGCCGGCCGCAGCTCTTCAAAGTGGAGAGGGGGGCGCAGCGCCGGAAGCACTAGAGAAACCGGAAGCACAGCGGCCTCCCCTGAAACCGATCCCTTTCCGGGTAGTTCAAATGCCAATGAAACCCGCCTCCACCTTACAGAACGCGGGCAGTGCCGGGACAAAAGACGGCCAAAAGCCTCAGACTCAGCGAGTCACGTTGCATCAGTGGGTGTCACAGATCGCCACCAACTCGCTCTCGCTCCCAGCGCTGCCACCGCTTCCTCCGGCCCGGTTCAGCGCGGGCGACGACATGAAGCCGAGCATACGCAGAAAGAAGCAGATCAGGCCGCCAGCCGACCGATTCACTTGCAGCGTGTGCGACAAAAGCTTCCCTTATCAGTCCAAGCTGATGGACCACGAGCGCATCCACACGGGCGAGAAGCCTTTCGTGTGCACAGCATGCAACAAAAGCTTCCGGACCCAGGCGTTCCTCAACAACCACCTGAAGACCCACAGCACGGTGCGTCCTTACGCCTGCGGCCAGTGCGGGAAGTGTTTCACCAAATTGCAGAGCCTGACCAAGCACATGCTGGCCCACAGTGGCCAGAAGCCCTTCTACTGCAACATCTGCAACAAGGGCTTCACGCAGTCCACCTACTTCAAAAGGCACATGGAGTGCCACACGAGCCAGATGACGTTCCCCTGCAAGCACTGCAACAAAAGCTTCCCCACGGCTTTCAAGCTGTCGAACCACGAGCGCTGGCACACCCGGGACCGGCCTCACATGTGCGAGCGCTGCGGGAAGCGGTTCCTCGTCCCCAGCCTGTTGAAGAGACACATGGGCTACCACATCGGCGACCGTCAGTACCTCTGCTCCCAGTGCGGGAAGACCTTTGTCTATCTGTCGGACCTGAAGAGGCACCAGCAGGACCACGTGCCCAAAGCGAAGATCCCTTGCCCCGTTTGCCAAAAGAAGTTCTCCAGCAAGTACTGCCTGAGGGTTCACCTGAGGATCCACACCAGAGAGAGGCCCTACCGCTGCTCCATATGCGACAAGACCTTCACCCAGGTCGGGAACCTGAAGGTCCACATCAGGTTGCACACCAACGAGCGCCCGTTCAGCTGCGACGTGTGCGGCAAGACCTATAAGCTGGCGTCCCACCTGAACGTCCACAAAAGGACTCACACGTGCAAGAAGCCCTGGACGTGCGACACGTGCGGGAAGGGGTTCTCCGTCCCCGGCCTCCTGAAGAAGCACGAGCAGCTGCACACGAGGGACGCCAACCCCGACTTCGCCGCCAAGCGGAGACACAGGGGTAAGCACAAGAAGCAGTCCCTCAAGAGGAAGtatgatgaggaagaggagggtagCGATGATTATTAA